In Humulus lupulus chromosome 7, drHumLupu1.1, whole genome shotgun sequence, the following are encoded in one genomic region:
- the LOC133792298 gene encoding uncharacterized protein LOC133792298, with the protein MPPHQQPPPHMTKPKVFADSLSHFMTETRSSIRRLETQVGQLAKLMADRNQGALPSSTVVNRKEQCQAVTLRSGTKYEGPIVENKDKKIEDQLVPSSAQEDVTEDLSKKETPKYTESTPKIPYPQRFRKANLDKQFSKFLEVFKKLPINIPFAEALE; encoded by the coding sequence ATGCCGCCACATCAACAACCACCGCCTCACATGACTAAACCAAAGGTATTTGCTGATTCATTGAGCCACTTTATGACAGAAACCAGATCCTCCATTCGGAGATTAGAAACACAAGTTGGCCAACTTGCAAAGTTAATGGCAGATCGTAATCAAGGGGCTTTACCTAGTTCAACTGTGGTGAATCGAAAAGAGCAATGTCAAGctgtcactttgaggagtgggactaagtatgaggGGCCTATAGTAGAAAACAAGGAcaagaagattgaagatcaattGGTACCTAGTTCAGCACAAGAGGATGTTACTGAAGACCTTTCAAAGAAAGAGACTCCAAAATACACCGAGTCGACACCCAAGATTCCTTACCCTCAGCGGTTCCGAAAGGCAAATCTTGACAagcaattctccaaatttcttgaagtatttaagaaacttcCCATTAACATTCCCTTTGCGGAAGCTCTTGAATAA